Genomic DNA from Solanum pennellii chromosome 3, SPENNV200:
ttgaatatgttgttgttgatgcagAATTCACACAAGCAAATGAAGGTTTGTGAATCAAAGAATATTACTTTGTTTGAGACGTTGAGTTGAACATGGGCCTTTGGATTGTGATAGATCGGGATCCGACAATTCCCCAATTTGGACTCAAAAGTCCATGATAGCCCAAGTTGATTTGACCATGTTCAAAGTTGCTTTAAACACCATGCATGTTAGCCAAAAAATTGCTGATATTTTTACTTTTcgggaactttcacatatagccattcaaaaatatcctaattattttttatagctatagtttggtaattataatttgtagctacatTTTATaggggagagaggcgagcgagactggtaaagagagagaggagagaggcaagagaGAGGGCAAaaagtgggagaaaggtgaattgtgtatgtatatcgattagataattgtatattatacatatatatttgtatatatggcaagcgagattgggagagggaggagtgaggcgagcaagagagggcaaagaggtgaattgtatatgcatatcgattagataattgtatattatacatgtgtatttatatattatggcgaattatacatatacaaaatgtgtctaattatacaaactcaaagtgcccacgtaattaatatatttagccgtgagtgataattatagcaaactatagctataatgagtaattaaatagtataagtttgtttAACCGCGTAATATTCCATTAcctttataaattaatatttggtTTCAAAACCAACTCAATTCGGTTTGGGTTTTGGAAGCCCAATATTAGAGCTTTCCAATCGGACCCAAGTTCAATCTTAACGTGTATAGACTTCAACAGCCCAATTCAGTCTTTCGTTTGAAAGGGGTTAAGTGATAGTGTTAGCATACTTCCCCGTTCCCTATCCACTTTGCAACCACATATGAGAATGGAAAAATGGAATATTTTATTATCGGTGGATGAAGAATCGCAAACATAATAATTTCTAGTTGATCATATTTCCAGAAAAAAGATACTTATAAGAAAGGAGTAGCACGACTGAAGTGGCTATACATACAAATCTATTTACGAGAAAGCGCTCTTAGTGTCAGTAAAATGTTAATCCAGCTGATCAGTTCGAATTTTTGAATCTGCAAACTCAAAAAATGTAAGAATTTAAAGAGGATTTTGGCCCCTCAAATATACGAAAAGACGTAAAGCCATAAAAATCGAGTaacttagggtgtgtttggttcgaaggaaaatgttttccatggaaaatgttttcctagaaaatgtttttctgaataacaagtagattttggacatattttctcatgtttggttggtgagtagaaaatattttccggaaatgaattttagtgtttgatttatgaataaaaatgtttttgagaacatctttttatttttacaagagtaaaaaataatttatgaaattgaaaatattttttaaaatcaaaattattattttgggggggtggggtggggggtagTGGGTTAATTTTTTGGGGAGGGGTTGGGGTTCGGGTGGGGGGTGTGAGGGTCAGGGATcggatgaaaaaataaaatattgaaattgaattttttttaaaaaaaaatcgatgTTCCCctcccccccccaaaaaaatgtaacttgaaattggaggagagttttggaaaatgttttccttaatttttgaatggaagtcattttcattaattttgaggaaaatgagttgagttggaaaaacattttccataacttttgtcccaaccaaacacgggaaaattggaaaatattttccttcataccaaacacactcttagtTCCAAGCAAGGACCTCCGacaaaatatgattattttttcacGTAAACGAAACGTtcactcgatatatatatatatatatatgatccaAAACTAAAGTAAATCAGTTCGAATATGCCATGAAGTAATATAATTGAGAATGTTTTGGTTATAAAGCATTATAAGGAATAGTGGATTCTTACCAGAAATATATGAGAACTCAAAGTAGCATATATTTTGTCAATTTATAAGCCTAACATCTGGCTAGTGGAGTTATAACAAATACTgtgtgattttattttattcttaacaatgaatataataagtaaaaataatgaaacCTGGAAAGTTTTACTTGTTAGATAATGTTCATGCATGTTGCATGGGTTCTGTAGTGGAAGTCCTAGCTATTCATAAACAATATACACAACtaaaaattgtttatatttttgttgattgtgTGAATCTTTTCTTTCTATTATGTATATGTCAAATGGGCCTTATTCAATACTTTGATAATGGTAGAGTACCAATTGGCTTTGTGTGCACCTTGACAAATTTGAAGAGATATCTGTTATTTTTTATCAGtacaaatatcaaatttaatttcatagAATACTTGTTATCTCAGTTATATCTATGAAATTTCgtcatatattataaatatgttCCACTAAGGCCTCACAAAGCACATCATTATTTTGTCACCCTCCACTAGCACAGTGTactcatatatattttgttccccattttgactttatataaaattttcttcatcATTATAGTGTCCACTGAAACCCCAAAAAGTCAAGTGCCCTAATTTTTTGGCTTTTTAAGTTTCATATCAACGGTTCACATGCAAAAAGGAAATTGGGAGGAAGATATGGACCAACATCCTAACCGCGTTATGTgtattattttactaattattatGTAATGTTGCATGCCTTACATGAAATTCTTTTTGTCATTTATACTTTTTGACTTTGTGCGACTTGATAAATGCAGATCTAAATTTTCTATGCACCActagaaaaaaagataaaaattgtaTGGACTGCGTTAGAGTTTCATGTTTAGTTAAAAATGAATTGGTGGTTTGCTTATATGATTTGAGCAGTTCTCCCTTTTTGAGCTAATTTTTGGATTGAATTAGACCCATGTGTTATATCCTTACATGATGCAGAGTCAGTCCTTCATTGTTTGGGCTCTCAATTCATGTTCCAGTTAGACTTGAACGTGAAGGGGATGCTAGAGTAGGTTACATTAGTGGGGGAATGACTCGAAGGCTTGAACGTGAAGGAAATGTTTGAGTGAGTTACATTAGTTGGGGAATGAATCAATGATTTGTTTATGGACTTGGACAATCCTATCCTGATTGTCTAGCTTTTAAAATTGAGTTAGGTTACATGTCATATCTTTACGTAGTGAGAATTGATTCCCCTTCCTTCGATATAACTTAGCGTTCAACCAAATACACCATTCAACCTTTTTTAGATCATGAACACTagcaaataatattaaaatatctaatttatcaGAAAGATCATGAATTCACGTGCACCAATAAACTGGCGGATGAGTTGATTGCCTGGACCAAAAGAAGCTCACAGAATTACCtgcttttttcttttcctttttttgccATAATAATGTGTTAGTGGTCCATATGTCCTTAATAAGCATGTATAAAATGGAGCACTACACACTTCTGTTGCAGCAAATTAAATCTTAGCAAATTATTATAAACATAGTAAGAGTAATTTATAATAGCCATGGCTGCCCCTTTCTTTCGcttgtttatttcttttctttgctTTTCTTATACTATCAACAGCTTCATTAATGCCGTCCCAGTCACAAGTAAGTTTATATTTCAGCTCtcttagttaatttaatttatttttccttctgtTATCGATCGATGATCGATAactcataaatatatataccatGATATATATTGACAGGAAGCAGAAGTTTGGTACTACTAGACATATCTCAAGAACATAATGTACTGTCAGAGAATATAATTCTTATGGTATGTACGTATATACTTCTTCaatctttaattatattttttcgtCCGAATTTGTCTGATGGTAATTTTTGAAACTGTATTTTTTAGGATAAAACAAGAAGAGAAGTACTGGAGGCTGAAGAGATCATAAACGATTATCCAGGTTCGGGAGCGAATAATCGCCATACTCCAAGGCCACAATTAGGGAGAGGCTGTGTTGAATGCTAGataatatatctatatatgtttttaagATAATTAACTGCGTTAAGTACCATTTGAATCATAATTGGCTCATATTTTGGATAGCTAATTAAGAAAGTTGATGATCGTGTGGATAATCTCTGTGAGATTTAGCTAGTTAAGAAGTTGATGAATTGGCTGAGGAGTACTTATTAATTAGCAGTATTATGTTCTATATGTAGTGTACtaatttatgttatgattaatattaattttatgaactTTGTTTGGTATCATAACAAAAATGCAAAGCAGATTAAGGTTTtcaatttagaaatttaaagatATGATGaagttggaatttttttttttcttttcctaaaGTATTCACTACCTCACATGATCCATTCGAGAATCTTACATCTGACCCAATAATTCGAACTCGGATatcatgataaaaataaattatgggaTTAATTCACATCCTAAAATTAGCCGtaaaatagagataaaatgtCCGAATTATATAAGGAGTCTCGACGTTTCTTTCAACCACTACCCCTTTCAAATGCTGGACAACCAGAGATATGGTGATGTTAAAATATGTCAATTAGCTAGGTAAACTAATCTCATGcactttttaaataatatgtttAATTTGATCAATTTGGCAAATCAAGAGTACATGCTAGATGGATATGGTGGGTTTTGAGGTGGTAACCATTCACTTTGGTTGCATGGTCCCACGAAAATTTGGTAAAAGATCATATtatctcttattttattttagaggcTTGAAGGAAGCATGTCTTATTTAGTTTTAGAAAATAGAATCTTTCTACTaccaattttatatttatatatgtataatattatGGGATTGAAATCATGATGAGTGCAGAAACACATATCAACCAGATTGGATAAGAaatatttgtttctttaaaCCTAGTGTCTACTTTGGACACCAATAGTTAAATGTGGCCATATAAATTAGTGATACGGTAAACCATATAAACCTAGTGTTTACTTTTAACAACCATAAATGTTTCTAGTTTTCCAGTAAGATACTGTAATataacaagaaaatatagatTGGAAGTGAGAAAAAGAAGTCATAATACATGAACAACCTATAACTTCGTCTCAGCTGATATCTATATATGTCCTCCAATTCGGTTGTGCATGAGTTAACATACAAACTATCATCATTAAAGTTGAATGAGTAGAAACACATACATCCTACATAGCAAATTTCACGAAATTTTTCATGTAAGTGAATTTTCTTGTTCAACTTTAAGTATAGTTTCATTGTCAAACTGTACACACTCAAAGTCAAAAGACATAGATGTGAACTGTGACCAAGTTAATTGAGACACGTTTGTGTATTATGTCAAAGAAAACCTATTGTCCATCATCATCGGATGAAGGACCCAAAGCTGGTGTAGGAGGAGAAGCATCGGTTTGGTTAGGCTTCAAAAATCCGAGTTTTTTGATAAGCTCTTTAGCAATTAACTGATTAGCACTATCAGAAGGGTGATATTCATCCCAAAACACATATTTGCTTCTATCGCTGCACAATGTCGATGCTGGATTACATGTCAATGCTGGCCTAATTTTTCCAAAGGAGCAGCATGGTGAATCCGAGTTACTAAAACCTGCAATGTTTACTTTGATCAATTTAACTCATGCACgatattgaaaatataaatatttttcctaaGATAACAAAAATTTGTACCGTAATTGCCGGGATTAGTAATGACATCGTTGACAACATCATAAGCATCTCCAAATTTGTAGCTAGCATTTGGAAGTGTGTTTGCCAATTCCACGACAAGTTCGTTTGTTGCTTTGTTGAAAGCAAGTGCCAGCTGGTTAGTCTTGTCTTGACACTGACCATCTCTACTTAGAACCCTTTGAAGTGGAATACAACCCATTGGCCCTAATCCAAACACCATCAACTCCCTTGCCCCCAAACTATGCAACaactgaaaaaaaataacatactCCTATCATTAGTTAAATAAATATCGCAACAACAAACTCCACAAGGTTTGGGTAAGGTGGAGGTAGAGATTGTATTTTAATAGATAGATCCTCGGTTCAAACAAATGACTTACAGTAAGCTGTGACCTTTGAGTGTCGACCAAGTACTGGATGAAAGATTTATCATTGTACGTCCATGAATCTCTATAAACTGGCATTAagtaattgttgatgaaatcATTACTTCCTAAAGCTACCACATATCTTGCTTGTTGGAAAAATTTATTAGCTTCTTTGTTTCCAATTTTCTCTCTAATTAAGTCTTGTATGCCTTGAAACAACTCTATTTGCTTGTATAAGGAGAATCTCTGTATCTGTACAtacaattcaatcaatttaaacttttttttaaataataacgTTGGAAAAAGAATTACTACTTACAAATAAAGTGCCAGTCTCGTTTAGAATGCCACCACCACCAGAGGCAAAATTTACTCCGTTAGATAGTATAACATCCTCTGTTAACGATTGATCAAGATATGCGGGTGGCCTTGGAAGCCCCATTTCATCACCTGCACAATAGGTAAGGTTAATATGATTTATTACAGGCAAAGCTATACACATTTTTGGGAAATTAAacaatatgattatgtttgggCTGACTTACGTTAATTATTACTCCttctgtccctatttagttgtccactttagaaatgacacacatattaagataacaataattaacatagtGAAATTATAATATTACGATTTAAAAAATGATGGATTAAAACTTGGAAATTTCAAAGAAGTTTAAACGAGAGTATAATAGGAAAACTTTTTTTGTCCGTAAATAGGGACaactaaaagagaaaatatggacaagtaGATAGAGACAAAGGAAAAACCTATTATATCAGCAACAGTACGGCCATTGCAAAATCTACCATTAGGCAATCCACTTGCAAAATCAATGCCATACCATGGCAAATTGGCGCGAGCAAGGCTTTTGGAGAGGAAATTGTTGTTGCCAACATCTGAAAGAGAGTCTCCAAAGATGAATTGCACAATCTTGCAATTGCAACCTCCAATTACAACAGCAAACAAAATTGTTAAAGTCAGAGTGAACTTCATGTTAAAGGTACTctgttttaaaaagattttgtcATAGGATTAATGAATCCTAAATTCTTGACTTATAAAGGTCCACAAAGAAAAGTATATGTGGGGAAGTTGGACTGAAAAAAGAAGGTAGCAAGAGTTTGATAAACCAACTGTCTAAGAAACTCAAACCTACCATATCTACTTTCACTTCTGTTACAACCATTCAACTCCAACAAACATAAGTTGCGTATCcgtatttaatttatatttaatattcttaatttcaattttaaacttttatatatatattgacagtACATAAATACACTACTAACATAACTTGAATATGTCATAGCAGGTAGTTTTGTTTCAGTTACAATATGAGAAAACTAGTGACTTTTGAGAAAGTTATCCGTAGTTGAGTAACCATTGGAGATATTATCGTAATGAGTCTTTTCTCAAACATTGATTTTTCATGCATTAATAAAATGGGgagtaattttttgaaataacaatGACATTTGTTGAAATACAGTTGCTCTGTTTGTTATGCAAAACTGAAATACAGCTGTATTTCCTAGTgagcaaaagaaagaaaaagaagcaaGAATCGCAacgatattttatatatattagtaatattaCCTGATCTCATCAGGATTGAAAAATCACATTTCTGAATCTAAcattctcttctctcaaaatttTCGATTTGATATTCAGAATGCCGCCTTCTTCTGATTACTGCCATTGCAGATGCGGAACTCGAGTTGCATTCCTCAAAGATTACATTTCAACGAATGATGTATGGATTCTATTTTCatctt
This window encodes:
- the LOC107013807 gene encoding GDSL esterase/lipase At1g74460, producing the protein MKFTLTLTILFAVVIGGCNCKIVQFIFGDSLSDVGNNNFLSKSLARANLPWYGIDFASGLPNGRFCNGRTVADIIGDEMGLPRPPAYLDQSLTEDVILSNGVNFASGGGGILNETGTLFIQRFSLYKQIELFQGIQDLIREKIGNKEANKFFQQARYVVALGSNDFINNYLMPVYRDSWTYNDKSFIQYLVDTQRSQLTLLHSLGARELMVFGLGPMGCIPLQRVLSRDGQCQDKTNQLALAFNKATNELVVELANTLPNASYKFGDAYDVVNDVITNPGNYGFSNSDSPCCSFGKIRPALTCNPASTLCSDRSKYVFWDEYHPSDSANQLIAKELIKKLGFLKPNQTDASPPTPALGPSSDDDGQ